CTTGCCGCCACCCATCATGTATGCGCCGGCCTGCGACTCGGTAGTCATGCCGAGTTGCAGCACGCCGCTCTATGAGACCACCCCGGCCTGCGAAGACTCCTGCTTTTGCAGCTGCGTCCCCACTTGGACCTTTCGGGCCGAAGCACTGATCTGGGATCGTACCGGCGGGGCCAATGTGCCCCTCGTCGTGGCCCCAGTGGCTGTTTCCACTGCTGATCTCGATAGTGGCTGGCGAGCAGGCCCGCGCTTGACCGCCATTCGTCACGGCATCTTTGGTTCGTGCTGGGATGCAGAAGTGAGCTACTTCGGCATCGATGGCTGGAATGGAACGCTTGCCTTGGCGGATATCAATGACTTACAAACGACTCCCGTGTTACTGTTCCCGGGCGTGACCCCGGGAACGTTGAACTACACCTCCGACCTGCACAGCTTCGAATTCAACCTGCGTCGTCCCCACAACGATTGGGTCACCTGGCTGGTGGGCTTTCGAGCCGTGCAAGTGAACGAGTTGTTGGCAGTCGATCTCGGTGGAGCGGGGCAACAATCGTTCGACACGATGAATCATCTGTATGGTGTGCAAGCGGGACTCGACCTGCGCGTCGTCGACCGAGGGACTTGGTATGTCAACGCCGTCGGCAAGGCCGGCATCTATGGCAACTCGGCCAATCTGAATGCACGCTCCGCGGGAATTGCTGGCTCACTCCCTCTGATCAACTCGACCGGCAACCAAACCGCCTTTGTTGGCGAAGTGGGCGTTACGGCGGGCTATCGCCTGACGGAGCGACTAAGTCTGCTCGCTGGCTACTCAGTCTTGTGGGTTGATGGGGTGGCGCTGGCCCCCGACCAATTGGCGGGAACGAATGTTACCACGGGCGCAAGCGTGCTCGACGCCAACGGCAGTCTGGTCTATCACGGGGTGAACTTGGGCTTGGAATACGGCTGGTAATTGCAAGCAGAGTTCCCCGCTAACAACTTAGTCCCTGGCGCATCCTCGGCAACGCTCTCCGGTTGCCGAGGATTTTTTGTTTACTAGCAGAAATTAGTCGGCCACGACTCGCCAGAGTTGACGCGTTGACCGGGACGGTAGAATACCGACATGAGATTCTCCTTCGCAGACGCGGCGCTCATCGACTCAGCAGTGCAACTGGCAGCGGCGCTGCAGCAACGGGCGACCGAATTGCAGTCGCCCGCCGAGCGCAAGCAGCAAGCCGAGCTTGACCGAATGCTTCGTCATCCGGCAGATAAAGCCACCCTGGTCCAACTGACCGATCAGGCCTTCCGCTCGCACGCAGCCGCGCGAACAGCCGAGCAGTTCACTCACATTCTCGATGTCCAGGGAATTCCTCGCTTCTTTAGCCCGCTCGACCAGGCGCTCTTGCGCGGCTTTCAAACCTTCGGCGGTTGGCTGCCGACTGTTACCGTGCCACTGGTGAAAGCGCACTTGCAGCACGAAACGGCCAACGTCGTTCTCCCAGCTGAACCGGAAGTGCTGCGCGAACATCTGGCAGCCCGCCGCGAACAGGGAGTGCGGATGAATCTCAACTTCCTCGGCGAATCGCTGCTGGGCGAAGAAGAGGCCACGCACCGGCTGAACAAGTATCTCGAGGCGCTGCAGACACCCGAAGTGGAAGTGTTGTCGGTCAAAATCTCGACACTCTATTCACAAATTCTGCCAATCGCCCGCAAACACACATTGCAGCAACTGTGCGACCGGATGGAGCTGCTCTATCGCCAGTCGACCAAGTCGCGATACCTAAGGCTCGATGGCACCGAGGTGCCGAAATTTGTCTATCTCGATATGGAGGAGTATCGCGACCTCACCCTGACGGCGGCAACGTTCATGCGCACGCTCAGCCGGCCGGGACTGGAACACATCAGCGCCGGAATTGCGTTGCAAGCGTACATTCCTGACTCCTTTGCAATGCAAAAGCGGATTACCTTCTGGGCTCGCGATCGTGTGGCCCGCGGTGGAGCCCCCGTGACGATTCGCATCGTCAAAGGGGCCAACATGGAAATGGAACGGATCGATGCCGCACTCCACGATTGGCCGGCCGCACCGTTCCAAATCAAAGCTCAAACCGACGCCAACTACAAGCAAATGCTGCGCTACGCGCTGCGACCGGAGAACCTTTCCGCAGTGCGTGTGGGCATTGCTTCGCACAATTTGTTCGACGTGGCCTACGGTCTGGTACTGTCCGCCAAGACAGAAGCTGGCGATCGCGTGCAGTTCGAAATGCTCGAAGGGATGGCCAATCATCAGCGCCGCGCGTTGCTCGAACGGACGCAGCAGCTGCTGCTCTATGCACCGGCCTGTCGCAAAGAGGAATTTCTGAACGCCATTGGTTATCTCATCCGTCGACTCGACGAGAACACGGGCCCGGAGAACTTTTTAGGTCACGCTTTTCGACTAAAGGTGGGCAGCGACGATTGGCGGATGCTGGAGCAAAGTTTTCGCAGTTCGTTTCACATGCCGCTCAGCTCGCGACCACACCGCAGTCAGAATCGGCAGGAGCAAGAGACTGACGAAGCATTCCTGCAGCCCAAACAAGAGATTCGTTGGAATGAATTCGACAACGAGCCCGATACGGACTGGTCACTCCCTGCCAATGCGAAGTGGGCTCAGCGGATTGTGCGAACTGACGACAGCGAACTGGAACTAACCACACTGCCGATTGTCGTGGCGGGGCAGGAGATCATCGATCGCGAGTCCAAGCATTGCTTGAACCCCTCGCGACCGGGCAAAGCAGTCTGCACTTACACGCTGGCCAATGAAGGCGATGTGAATAGTGCGGTCGAATGCGCGAAGCAAGACCGCGCGGGCTGGCGCTCGTTGAGCGTCGCTGAGCGCAATCAGATGCTTGGTCGTGCGGCGGCAGAATTACGCCGTTCACGCGCCACGCTCATGCATACCGCGCTCGTCAACGGCGGCAAGATCATTACCGAGAGTGATCCGGAGGTTTCCGAAGCGGTCGACTTTGTGGAGTTTTACCGCGCGAGTGCTCGGCGATGGTTCGAGCTCGAATCGGTGCAGGCCACTCCCTGTGGAGTTGTCGTTGTAGTTCCCCCGTGGAATTTTCCGATTGCGATTCCCTGCGGAGGAGTGGCCGCAGCACTCGCGGCCGGCAACACGGTGATCTTGAAGCCTGCCTCCGATACAGTTCTTGTTGCCTGGGAACTGTGCCAATGCTTTTGGCGAGCAGGAATCTCGCGCAAGACGTTGCAATTTCTTCCCTGCCCTGGCAGCGGTCCCGGCAGTCAATTGGTGAGCCATCCGGACGTGGCAGCTGTGATCCTCACGGGGGGCACCGACACCGCGCTGCGCATGCTGGCAAAGAAGCCCGATCTGCGACTCTCGGCCGAAACGGGTGGCAAGAACGCGACGATTGTCACGTCCCTTTCAGATCGCGAACTGGCGATCAAACACGTCGTGCAATCGGCCTTTGGTCATGGCGGGCAAAAGTGCTCGGCCACGTCGCTGCTGCTGCTCGATGCCGAGATCTACGACGATGCGCAGTTCAAGCGGATGCTCTGCGATGCCGTCGAGAGTCTGCACGTCGGCTCCGCGTACGAGTTGCACTCGCGCGTTGGCCCCCTCATTCATGCGCCAGCAGGAGCGCTCGAAGAAGCATTAAAAACGTTAGAGCCCGGCGAAACGTGGGCCGTGATGCCGCGGCGAGTGGGTGACAATCCGAATCTCTGGTCACCCGGCGTGAAGTACGGCGTGTTGCGCGGCAGCATCACACATCGCACCGAGTTCTTTGGCCCACTGCTGGGGGTGATGCGATTTGAAAGCCTGGACGAGGCCCTCGAATTGGTAAACGAAACGGGCTATGGA
Above is a window of Anatilimnocola aggregata DNA encoding:
- a CDS encoding BBP7 family outer membrane beta-barrel protein — translated: MHAAWNVRRFLLPMAGAVCWTSLSLAAELLSPPKPPPDNDGLELAQSSRVGPRPVLIEAADEQEPIVLQPAEQPTVSPAEPLALQPADPQPIIEQPLVDYPEYLPPPIMYAPACDSVVMPSCSTPLYETTPACEDSCFCSCVPTWTFRAEALIWDRTGGANVPLVVAPVAVSTADLDSGWRAGPRLTAIRHGIFGSCWDAEVSYFGIDGWNGTLALADINDLQTTPVLLFPGVTPGTLNYTSDLHSFEFNLRRPHNDWVTWLVGFRAVQVNELLAVDLGGAGQQSFDTMNHLYGVQAGLDLRVVDRGTWYVNAVGKAGIYGNSANLNARSAGIAGSLPLINSTGNQTAFVGEVGVTAGYRLTERLSLLAGYSVLWVDGVALAPDQLAGTNVTTGASVLDANGSLVYHGVNLGLEYGW
- a CDS encoding bifunctional proline dehydrogenase/L-glutamate gamma-semialdehyde dehydrogenase, which produces MRFSFADAALIDSAVQLAAALQQRATELQSPAERKQQAELDRMLRHPADKATLVQLTDQAFRSHAAARTAEQFTHILDVQGIPRFFSPLDQALLRGFQTFGGWLPTVTVPLVKAHLQHETANVVLPAEPEVLREHLAARREQGVRMNLNFLGESLLGEEEATHRLNKYLEALQTPEVEVLSVKISTLYSQILPIARKHTLQQLCDRMELLYRQSTKSRYLRLDGTEVPKFVYLDMEEYRDLTLTAATFMRTLSRPGLEHISAGIALQAYIPDSFAMQKRITFWARDRVARGGAPVTIRIVKGANMEMERIDAALHDWPAAPFQIKAQTDANYKQMLRYALRPENLSAVRVGIASHNLFDVAYGLVLSAKTEAGDRVQFEMLEGMANHQRRALLERTQQLLLYAPACRKEEFLNAIGYLIRRLDENTGPENFLGHAFRLKVGSDDWRMLEQSFRSSFHMPLSSRPHRSQNRQEQETDEAFLQPKQEIRWNEFDNEPDTDWSLPANAKWAQRIVRTDDSELELTTLPIVVAGQEIIDRESKHCLNPSRPGKAVCTYTLANEGDVNSAVECAKQDRAGWRSLSVAERNQMLGRAAAELRRSRATLMHTALVNGGKIITESDPEVSEAVDFVEFYRASARRWFELESVQATPCGVVVVVPPWNFPIAIPCGGVAAALAAGNTVILKPASDTVLVAWELCQCFWRAGISRKTLQFLPCPGSGPGSQLVSHPDVAAVILTGGTDTALRMLAKKPDLRLSAETGGKNATIVTSLSDRELAIKHVVQSAFGHGGQKCSATSLLLLDAEIYDDAQFKRMLCDAVESLHVGSAYELHSRVGPLIHAPAGALEEALKTLEPGETWAVMPRRVGDNPNLWSPGVKYGVLRGSITHRTEFFGPLLGVMRFESLDEALELVNETGYGLTSAIHSLDDREIDLWKAGIRAGNLYINRGTTGAIVLRQPFGGMGASAVGPGLKAGGPNYVAAFLDFVDRDSAVATAEAPLHNSNLADLLHKLDPRQADNRRLRRAIASYDYAWQHEFAREHDHFRLLGQDNIRRYLPLTEVCVRVVTGDTRFDVLARIAASRVTGARVVVSLAPECEEEWSEQLDRLTESWAAGIETLTETDDDLIRNLEQVPDVRLRYSCRERVPLAVRQAAAQVGRWIADVPVVSEGLIELLWYVREQSISYDYHRYGNLGTRAAEPRRALLGSDTVLPPIGERRID